From a region of the Leptospira venezuelensis genome:
- a CDS encoding SDR family oxidoreductase, with product MSNISETVLVTGASGHLGRLVLEELLKRGHNKIIATTRKPESLEDFAKRGVTVRKASFDNPASLVSAFQGADRILIISTDNIGNRIPEHSAAVDAAVKVGAKRILYTSLFKADEVPVTFAFEHEGTEEKIKQSGLAYTILRNNLYSDYLIPKLQHAIESGSLYGSGGEGACAYVSRTDCAKAAAAALLSTEPGNKILEISGPKSWTYSELAKFTSELTGVSVSYVDLPAEELSKALVNAGVPKPMADALASFDVSIREGYLQEVNSSIKDLIGEAIQDVTVLLKENKSVLVS from the coding sequence ATGAGTAATATTTCCGAAACAGTACTCGTGACCGGAGCTTCCGGGCATCTAGGAAGACTTGTCCTAGAAGAATTATTAAAAAGAGGGCATAATAAGATTATTGCTACAACTCGAAAGCCTGAGTCGCTTGAGGACTTTGCAAAGAGAGGAGTCACAGTCAGGAAGGCAAGCTTTGATAATCCAGCAAGTCTTGTTTCTGCATTCCAAGGTGCAGACCGAATCTTGATTATAAGTACGGATAATATTGGAAATAGGATCCCTGAACATAGCGCCGCAGTAGATGCTGCAGTTAAAGTAGGAGCAAAACGAATTCTTTATACTTCTCTTTTCAAAGCAGACGAAGTTCCTGTCACATTCGCATTTGAACATGAAGGAACGGAAGAGAAGATCAAACAAAGCGGTCTTGCATACACCATTCTTCGCAATAATCTATATTCGGATTATTTAATACCTAAACTACAGCATGCGATTGAGAGCGGTTCACTTTACGGTTCGGGAGGAGAAGGTGCCTGTGCATATGTATCCAGAACGGATTGTGCTAAGGCCGCAGCGGCAGCTTTACTTTCTACAGAACCAGGAAATAAAATTTTAGAGATTAGCGGCCCTAAGTCTTGGACTTACTCAGAACTTGCTAAATTCACTTCTGAATTAACTGGTGTATCCGTTTCCTACGTGGATCTTCCCGCTGAAGAACTTTCTAAAGCTTTAGTTAACGCAGGAGTTCCGAAGCCTATGGCAGACGCTTTGGCTTCTTTCGATGTATCTATTCGAGAAGGTTATTTGCAGGAAGTAAACTCCTCCATAAAAGATCTGATCGGAGAAGCTATTCAAGACGTAACAGTTCTATTGAAGGAAAACAAATCAGTTTTGGTTTCCTAA
- a CDS encoding alcohol dehydrogenase translates to MKSVRLVEFGSSLEWEEKQDPEPKDHEVLLEVISCGVCHSDLHLRDGYYKIGGEEKLFVKDRGVKLPLTPGHEVVGKILKIGSKVTAVSVGQTKLVYPWIGCGSCEECESGNPQLCSAPKSLGIYQDGGYSDRILVPDEKWLLDIYDLSPEYACSYACAGLTAYGALKKAIPLKKTDSLVIIGAGGLGMFASQLVPLLTEAKVIFLDLDGARLEKLKELGFYTVLSSHTDPASEVKKISGLLGVSAVIDFVNNSATSTLGFSLLKKNGTLISVGLFGGELKIPTPILSLRSLTVRGSYTGSPGELKELLKLVSEKKIRPVPVQIRNLKDADIALNDLSSGKVLGRLVLSGKSI, encoded by the coding sequence ATGAAAAGTGTTAGATTGGTGGAATTCGGATCTTCTTTGGAATGGGAAGAAAAACAAGATCCAGAACCTAAAGATCATGAAGTATTATTAGAAGTGATCTCTTGTGGAGTCTGTCATTCCGACCTTCATTTAAGGGATGGGTATTATAAAATAGGCGGAGAAGAAAAACTATTCGTTAAGGATAGAGGAGTCAAACTTCCGTTAACTCCAGGTCATGAAGTTGTAGGCAAAATTTTAAAAATCGGATCTAAGGTCACTGCTGTTTCCGTAGGGCAAACAAAATTAGTATATCCTTGGATCGGTTGTGGTTCTTGCGAAGAATGTGAATCTGGAAATCCTCAACTCTGTTCTGCTCCTAAATCTTTAGGAATCTACCAAGACGGAGGTTATTCGGATCGTATTTTAGTCCCGGATGAAAAATGGCTTTTAGATATTTACGATCTGTCTCCTGAATATGCATGTTCTTATGCATGTGCAGGACTTACAGCTTATGGCGCCTTGAAAAAGGCAATTCCACTTAAAAAAACGGATTCTTTGGTAATTATAGGAGCAGGTGGGCTTGGGATGTTTGCTTCTCAACTAGTTCCACTTCTAACAGAAGCAAAAGTGATCTTTTTAGATCTAGATGGGGCCCGTCTGGAAAAACTAAAAGAGCTTGGATTTTATACGGTTCTTTCTTCTCATACTGATCCTGCATCCGAAGTTAAAAAAATCTCGGGTCTATTAGGAGTTTCTGCGGTGATCGATTTTGTGAATAATAGTGCTACTTCTACCTTGGGATTTTCACTTTTGAAAAAGAATGGGACTTTGATTAGCGTAGGGCTTTTCGGTGGAGAGTTAAAGATCCCGACTCCAATTCTTTCTTTGAGAAGTTTAACAGTCCGAGGGAGTTATACAGGTTCTCCGGGCGAGTTGAAGGAACTTCTAAAGCTTGTATCCGAAAAAAAAATTCGTCCCGTTCCGGTTCAAATCAGAAATCTGAAAGACGCAGATATCGCTTTGAATGACCTATCTTCAGGAAAAGTTTTAGGAAGATTAGTGCTCTCGGGAAAATCGATCTGA
- a CDS encoding alpha/beta hydrolase, whose product MEFAPEMLEYANLISSKGLTGFTQGSIQERRDGYSAIGELLGQGPPMREVQDISIPSKIGNVFVKNYIPKTEPKSKILYFHGGGWVVGRLKDFDPFARTLAEITSSIVSLVDYRLAPEFPFPLPLEDAYTSLEWIFSQNENLWKNLPLVVAGDSAGGNLAASTIMRAKEAAGPKIDLQILIYPVTEAICDTDSYKEFELGPGLTKKDMEWFISQYLPDRNTRSDRQASPLYQTDWKDLPPAIVCIADIDPLRDDGKLYAEKLKEAGVSVLFKEFKGYTHGFFTKVNLLKAPEEGLRMISEEMDRVFKRKEVYL is encoded by the coding sequence ATGGAATTTGCTCCGGAGATGTTGGAATACGCAAATCTGATTTCCTCTAAGGGACTCACAGGTTTTACCCAAGGAAGTATCCAGGAAAGAAGGGACGGCTATTCAGCTATCGGAGAACTTTTGGGACAAGGTCCGCCTATGCGGGAAGTCCAGGATATTTCCATCCCATCCAAAATTGGAAACGTATTCGTAAAAAATTATATTCCAAAAACAGAACCTAAATCCAAAATTCTATACTTCCACGGTGGAGGTTGGGTTGTAGGAAGATTAAAAGATTTCGATCCATTTGCTCGCACACTTGCGGAGATCACTTCAAGTATTGTTTCTTTAGTCGACTATAGATTAGCTCCTGAGTTCCCATTTCCTTTGCCATTAGAAGATGCATATACTTCCTTAGAATGGATCTTTTCTCAGAATGAAAATCTATGGAAAAATCTTCCCTTGGTAGTTGCGGGTGATAGTGCAGGAGGAAATTTGGCTGCTTCTACCATTATGAGAGCTAAAGAAGCAGCTGGTCCTAAAATCGATCTGCAGATTCTTATCTACCCTGTTACGGAAGCGATCTGCGATACGGATTCGTATAAAGAATTTGAATTAGGTCCAGGTCTTACCAAAAAAGATATGGAATGGTTTATTTCTCAATATCTTCCCGATCGCAATACAAGATCAGATCGTCAGGCTTCTCCTTTATACCAAACTGATTGGAAGGATCTTCCTCCTGCGATTGTTTGTATAGCTGACATCGATCCTCTAAGAGATGATGGAAAACTATATGCAGAAAAATTAAAAGAAGCAGGAGTTTCTGTTTTATTCAAAGAATTCAAGGGTTATACACATGGATTTTTTACAAAGGTAAATCTTCTAAAGGCTCCGGAAGAGGGTTTGAGAATGATTTCAGAAGAAATGGATCGTGTTTTCAAAAGAAAAGAGGTTTATCTTTAA
- a CDS encoding GNAT family N-acetyltransferase — protein sequence MSNEITIRPARPEDATAAVPLIYSSGPAAWDYVFNEGKISAQDFLIKSFQGTKNTFSYKNHYLAEKKGEVVGSIVIFRSENFFFQNAATAGNIFRIYGLRAPKVAIRGLSMEGMIQPPKSGRLYLGHIAVPAKERRQGIAEKLMRFAVSTYPGYDKISLDVSQENPNAQGLYSKLGFEIIEARNFSGPKGLVPNHYYMEANRSSF from the coding sequence ATGTCTAACGAAATTACTATCCGCCCTGCCAGACCTGAAGACGCGACTGCTGCTGTTCCTTTGATCTATAGTTCCGGGCCTGCTGCCTGGGACTATGTGTTTAACGAGGGAAAAATTTCCGCCCAGGATTTTCTGATCAAGTCCTTCCAGGGAACCAAAAACACATTCAGTTATAAGAATCATTATTTGGCTGAAAAGAAGGGTGAGGTAGTAGGAAGTATCGTTATATTCCGTTCAGAGAACTTCTTCTTTCAAAATGCCGCTACTGCAGGAAATATTTTCCGTATTTATGGTCTAAGAGCGCCTAAAGTTGCGATCCGAGGATTAAGTATGGAAGGAATGATCCAACCTCCTAAATCCGGTAGATTATACTTGGGACATATCGCTGTTCCGGCGAAAGAAAGAAGACAAGGAATAGCGGAGAAGTTGATGAGATTTGCTGTTTCGACTTATCCAGGTTACGACAAAATTTCCCTGGATGTTTCCCAAGAGAATCCAAACGCTCAAGGCTTGTATAGTAAACTAGGATTTGAGATTATAGAAGCCAGGAATTTTTCCGGGCCCAAAGGACTCGTGCCTAACCATTATTATATGGAAGCAAATCGCTCCTCTTTTTAA
- a CDS encoding tetratricopeptide repeat protein: protein MENLTPEDKLEASKFFYRTGDLDRAEFLLKSSLEDTESHETYFFLGLIENQRSNWKKGLYYFYRSVEVNPEYGNPCNEIGILLLRMGRERESVFWLKKSLRCTLNDAPHISLFNLATLYKIWNRPERSLQYLHKAIVMKPDFEEAKRLREELNSAI from the coding sequence TTGGAAAACCTGACGCCTGAAGACAAGCTAGAAGCATCTAAATTTTTTTACAGAACCGGCGATTTGGATCGTGCGGAATTCCTACTAAAATCCTCACTGGAAGATACCGAAAGCCATGAGACCTACTTTTTTCTGGGTTTGATTGAAAACCAAAGAAGTAATTGGAAAAAAGGTCTGTACTATTTCTACCGTTCCGTAGAAGTGAATCCTGAATACGGAAATCCTTGCAACGAAATAGGAATCCTTCTTCTTCGTATGGGAAGAGAAAGAGAATCCGTTTTCTGGCTGAAAAAATCACTTCGTTGCACCCTAAACGACGCACCTCATATTTCTCTTTTTAATCTTGCTACTCTTTATAAGATTTGGAATCGTCCAGAAAGGTCTTTACAGTATTTGCATAAGGCAATCGTAATGAAGCCTGACTTCGAAGAGGCAAAACGCCTAAGAGAAGAACTCAACTCAGCGATCTAA
- the dxs gene encoding 1-deoxy-D-xylulose-5-phosphate synthase codes for MQQEDSLLNGIRLPADLRKLPLEELPKLCSEIRNYIIDTLSGIGGHFASNLGVVELTVALHYVFDTPNDRLIWDVGHQTYPHKILTGRKEKLSTVRKFKGLSGFPKREESVYDLYNTGHAGTSISQALGEAVARDLTGKDYAVAAIIGDASIATGMALEAMNHAGHLKKDLLVVLNDNYMSISKNVGSISNYLNNIISSHFYLNWKRIFYTFLKWLPIVGPAMESFFRRVEKGFKDVFTPGGLFEDLGFIYIGPEDGHDVVRLVKMLRKIKTMKGPVLFHTITQKGKGYVPAEKDPIKYHGVTPFRKEDGAMDSGDSSKISYSKIVGKVLSNLTEKNPRIAAVTPAMIEGSGLGEYVSKFPDHVYDVGIAEQHSVAFAGAMTNGDVIPYMCIYSTFLTRGMDQLVEDVSLMNLPVRFVIDRAGCVGPDGETHQGLFDLSYLLSLPNMDVFVPSSGQDLVDSLKFMESYDKSPIAIRFPKANVELSGLDFGAEKDLKPGSFRVLQRGTDIALLSIGSMLEEAKKVASLLEQEGYSVTLIDLIWLRPLGKDALDEELSHVRHFAILDESYLDGGASGYLLNRISPEYLGRFIKTFAFPSEVIHHGERKEIFAEYGLDAQSISKFLRENVKKEVLHGKRN; via the coding sequence ATGCAACAGGAAGATTCGTTATTGAACGGGATCCGCCTTCCGGCGGATCTCAGAAAATTGCCCCTCGAGGAACTGCCTAAACTCTGTTCCGAGATCCGAAATTATATCATTGATACTCTCTCCGGGATCGGAGGGCATTTCGCGAGTAACTTGGGAGTTGTTGAACTCACAGTCGCTTTACATTACGTTTTTGATACTCCAAACGACAGACTTATCTGGGATGTAGGACATCAAACATATCCTCATAAAATCCTAACAGGCAGAAAAGAAAAACTTTCCACAGTTCGTAAATTCAAAGGACTTTCAGGATTTCCTAAAAGAGAAGAGTCAGTTTATGACCTATATAATACAGGCCATGCGGGCACTTCTATTTCCCAAGCCTTGGGAGAAGCAGTTGCTCGAGATCTGACTGGAAAAGATTACGCAGTCGCAGCAATTATTGGAGATGCATCTATCGCCACTGGTATGGCTTTAGAAGCGATGAACCATGCAGGTCATCTTAAAAAAGATCTGCTCGTGGTCCTAAACGACAATTATATGTCTATCTCTAAGAATGTCGGATCTATCTCCAACTATCTGAATAATATCATCAGCTCTCATTTTTATCTGAACTGGAAAAGAATATTTTACACTTTCCTTAAATGGTTACCGATCGTTGGACCCGCAATGGAAAGTTTTTTCAGAAGGGTAGAAAAAGGATTCAAAGATGTTTTCACTCCTGGCGGACTTTTCGAAGATTTAGGTTTTATTTATATAGGACCTGAAGATGGTCACGATGTAGTTCGTTTGGTTAAGATGCTTAGAAAGATCAAGACCATGAAAGGACCTGTTCTTTTTCATACAATCACTCAGAAAGGAAAAGGTTACGTTCCTGCAGAGAAGGATCCAATTAAATACCATGGAGTAACTCCGTTCCGCAAGGAAGATGGAGCTATGGATTCAGGCGATTCTTCTAAAATTTCTTATTCTAAGATAGTGGGTAAGGTGCTCTCCAACCTGACAGAAAAAAATCCAAGAATTGCCGCTGTCACTCCAGCAATGATAGAAGGTTCTGGACTCGGGGAATATGTTTCTAAATTCCCGGATCATGTGTACGATGTGGGTATCGCGGAACAACATTCTGTTGCATTTGCGGGAGCGATGACGAACGGGGATGTGATCCCTTATATGTGTATTTATTCTACCTTTTTGACCAGGGGAATGGACCAGTTAGTGGAGGATGTTTCCCTGATGAACCTTCCTGTTCGGTTCGTGATCGATAGAGCAGGTTGTGTTGGGCCGGATGGGGAGACTCACCAAGGATTATTCGATCTAAGTTATCTTCTATCCTTACCGAATATGGATGTGTTTGTGCCTTCTTCCGGACAGGACCTGGTGGATTCACTTAAGTTTATGGAGAGCTATGATAAGTCTCCGATTGCGATCCGATTTCCTAAAGCAAACGTAGAACTTTCCGGTTTAGATTTTGGAGCGGAGAAGGATCTAAAACCTGGAAGTTTTAGAGTACTGCAAAGAGGAACGGATATCGCTCTTCTTTCCATCGGTTCTATGTTAGAAGAAGCGAAGAAGGTAGCAAGTCTACTCGAACAAGAAGGATATTCAGTCACATTAATCGACCTGATTTGGCTTCGTCCCCTAGGCAAAGATGCTTTGGACGAAGAACTTTCTCATGTTCGTCATTTTGCAATCCTGGATGAGAGTTATCTAGATGGAGGAGCTTCCGGATATTTACTAAACAGGATCTCTCCGGAGTATTTGGGACGTTTTATCAAAACATTCGCTTTCCCTTCCGAGGTAATCCACCACGGGGAGAGAAAGGAAATTTTTGCCGAGTACGGATTGGATGCTCAGAGTATCTCCAAGTTCCTTCGGGAAAATGTAAAGAAGGAAGTCCTACACGGAAAACGGAATTAA